From the genome of Aerococcus sanguinicola:
GATACAGTTTTATCTATCGATGGTTTCTTTACGGATTCTTGTACCACCTTTGCGGTTGGCGAAATTGATCCTGAAACCCAACGTTTACTCGATGTGACCAAGAAGGCCATGTACCTTGGCATCGAGCAGTGTGTAGCTGGTAACCGCATTGGTGATATCGGAGCGGCTATTCAAGAATATGTTGAAGCAGAAGGCTTCTCCGTAGTGCGTGAATTTGTGGGACATGGTATCCAACCCACTATGCATGAAGAACCAGCCGTTCCTCACTATGGGACAGCTGGTCGTGGCCTCCGCCTGAAAAACGGAATGACCCTCACCGTAGAACCCATGGTCAATGTGGGTGCCTGGAAGTCAAAAATGGATGATAATGGTTGGACGGCTCGAACCATTGATGGAAGCCTCTCTGCCCAATATGAACATACCTTGGCGATTACACCAGATGGGCCTAAAATCCTTACCATGCAGTCACCTGTCCCAGGCGAGGATGCTTTAGGTCTTGACCAATTGAAGATTAATTATAATTATCCAAAATCAAATTAAAAAATAAGAAAGGTGCGGCAAAAAGTGTTCAGTGCTAACTGAACTTTTGTCGCACTTTTTACTTGGGTTCAGGCTGTTAGAAATAGTCCTCTTTACAAAGATCCGTCGAAGATGTCTAGTCTTCTCTGTTGCTTTACTCCAGAGGTCCACTTCTACCCGCGCTCCCTCACACCCTTCTTTAAGAAATGCTAAAGTTTATCTTGTGATTGCTTGGCTATGGTATAATTCATCTATGTATTAGTGAAAGGTATTAAGGTAAAGGAGACTCGAGCCTATGGATGAAGATAAGTATTTAGCGCGTCGTGAAAGGCGGCGGTCGAAAACCTTGAAAAAGAAGCGGCCAGGCTGCTTCATTTTGCTGGGCCTATTGCTTATTTTACTCGCTTTAGCAGGTTTTGGGGCTTATAAGTTCTATGGGAGCCTCTCTCAATTTACCAATAGTATCTATCAGCGTGTTGCCCGGGATAATATGCGGGATGCTAATGTATCCTTGCGCAAGGGAGAGCCAGTCTCGATTCTTTTAGCAGGCATCGATAATGGGGCCCTCTTCTATAAAGATGTGCCGGATGGACGCTCCGATGTCATGATGGTGATTACCATTGATCCCGAAAATAAAAAGTCCCAGCTTTTGAGTGTGCCGCGTGATGCCCTTGGCCCCATGGACCGCACGGATGACTTTGATAAGCTCAACCATGCCTATATGGATTACGGGATTAAGGGGACGATTAACTCCTTGCAGCGTTATCTTGACCTGCCCATTGATTATTATGTCGAAGTGAATATGAAGGGCTTTATCGACATTATCGATGGCATGGGGGGGATTGAGATCACTCCTAATCAAACTTTTACCCAGAATGGCGCCAAGTTTGAGGAAGGGGTGACACGGACCTTAACGGGTGAAGAAGCTATTCACTATGTGCGGATGCGCAAGGCTGATCCAGAAGGCGATATAGGTCGCGAGAAGCGCCAGCAACAGTTGGTCAAAGCAGTGATTGATAAGGTGCTGACCCTCGATACGATCACGAATTTCAGGGAAATTATGGCTGCCCTTGGTAATAATCTGAAGACGGATTTGAGCTTAAATGATATGATGGCCTTGCAGAAGAATTATCTTCCGGCCCTGGCTTCTATTGAACGCTTGGTCTTCAAAGACCACCAAGATCTTAATTTAGACTTTGGCTATTATCTCTTGGTACCAGAGAAAGAGCGCCGGGAGATGTCTAATAAGCTAAGAGCTAATCTGGGCTTAGGACCGACGCAAAAAGTTATTGTTTACCCTCCTAGTTATGGGGTAGTCAACCGTTACTTCAGGGTGATCGATGAAGATGAAGACGGTCAGATAAGTGATGATGACCTCTTGACCTCGGCAAGTGACTATACCATTGCTGATTTGAAAGAAAGGATTCACAAGGCTTCGATGAAGCAGGGGATTAATTACTTTGAAGATGTCTACATGGATGATGAAGGCGTAATGCAACCATCGCTCCTTTACACGCCTAAGGATCAAATGTTGCTTCAAGCAAACCAATTGAAACGTGCCGACCGTTTTGGTGGATCGATCGATTCGTCGGAAGGAAGTGGGGGCCAAGTGCCCTTAGAATCGGGCCAGGGCCTAGGACCAGTTGACCAAGGACCGAGTGCTTTGCCGGGTTCTTCTGGCTTAGTTGATCCTAGTTTAACAGCACCATCAACTGGTTCAGAAGAGACAGGGACAGAATACGCTTATTAACGAGGAGGCTAGTTATGATTGCTGTAATAGGAAGTTTATCAACAGACTTTGTCGTGGAAACGGATATCTTGGCTGATCGTGGTGAAACGGTTACTGGGCGGGACTTCCACACGCTTTTTGGCGGTAAGGGGGCCAACCAGGCTATTGCCGCAGCGCGTTTAGGAGGGCAAGTCACGATGTTTGGCTGCGTAGGAGATGATGTCTTCGGGGCAGAAATCCTAGCTAATCTCAAAAAAGAGGGAATAGACAGCCAGGCAGTGGAAATTATTTCCAATCAGTCTTCGGGTTCGGCCCATATTACTGTTTACCAAGCAGATAATGCGATTATTTATATTCCTGGCGCCAACCAGGAAGTGACAGTGGCTTATCTCAAGCGCCACCAAGAGGCCCTTTTGGCTGAAGAGTTTTTTGTTATTCAAAATGAAATTCCTATCGAGAGTATCCAGTATTTGATTGACTTGGCCCAAAGCCATGGTAAGCAAGTGATTTATGACCCTGCTCCAGCGATTGCCCTGGATGAAAGCTATGTTGAAAAATGTAGTTACCTGACACCGAATGAATTCGAATTGAATAACCTATGCCCCAATGCATCAATCGAAGAGGCGATTCAGCGCTATCCCGAGCGCCTATTAGTCACTCTGGGAAAAGATGGGGTGACCTATGCCCAGCAGGCTGACCGTGCGATTCAACATGTGCCGGCTTTTTCAGTCCAAGCGGTGGATACCACAGGAGCAGGAGACACCTTTACTGGAGCCTTTGCCTATGCCTTGAGCCAAGGTCTGCCCCTCAAAGAGGCGGTGGCTTTCGCTAATGGGGCCAGTGCCCTATCCGTTCAAAAGCTTGGGGCTCAAACGGGTATGCCGACCTGGGAAGAGCTGATAGCTAGTGAGTATTTCCAGGAAGACTGGTTGACTTATTTTGAAAAGAATTAAGGAGGATTTATGAGCAAAAAAGCCTTGTATGCAGGAAGTTTTGATCCGATCACGCGGGGCCATCTCGATATTATCCAACGGGGCGCCCGGCTCTTTGACCAAGTCTATGTCGCGGTTGCCAGCAATACCTCTAAGCAAGCCTTTTTCAGTCCAGAAGAGAAGGTAGCCTTAGTTGAGGAAGTGACAGCTGACCTGGCTAATGTGCAAGTGCTGCAGTTTACAGAGGGTCTCACAGTTGACTTAGCCCGAGACGTGGGGGCTAGCGTCCTACTTCGTGGGATTCGTAATAATACAGATTTTGAGTATGAAATGAATATGGCTGAGATTAATAAGCTCCAAGCCCCTGATATTGAGACGGTGATTCTCTTATCTGATGCGGCATACCGTGCCTATTCATCAAGTATGATTAAGGAAGTGGCTAGCTTTGGCGGAGAAGTTGAGGCGGCGGTACCTAAAGTCGTTGCCCAAGCCATGTTTGCCAAATATAAGGACTTGAATGCATAAAAAGACTCCTGACCAGCAGCTGCTGGTTCGGGAGCCTTTTTCATTGGTGAGTTTTTAATCTTGACTGGCTTATCCAGCGCTAATTTGACCGACCACGTCATCATGCTTGACTTGGCCTTGGGCTGTGATAGTTAAGTCGTCAACATCTTGCATATTGGTACAAATGACAACAAAAGTGTCATCCTTACCAGCTTCGCGGATGGCTTCTAAGTCAACCTTGGTTAAGAGATCGCCTTGTGCAATCACTTGCCCTTCATGGACCTGGTGTTCGAAGGGTTTCCCCTCCAATTCAACCGTATCGAAACCTAAGTGGATAAGGAACTCGAGGCCAGATTCGGTAGTAATGCCCATACCGTGTTCAGTTGGGAAAATCGTCTTAATCTCACCATTAATAGGGGCATAGACTTCACCTTGGCTGGCCTTAAGCGCATAGCCGTCGCCAAGCATTTTCTCTTGGAACATAGGGTCACTGACATCCTCTAACTTGACCATTTCGCCATCGGAA
Proteins encoded in this window:
- a CDS encoding LCP family protein, coding for MDEDKYLARRERRRSKTLKKKRPGCFILLGLLLILLALAGFGAYKFYGSLSQFTNSIYQRVARDNMRDANVSLRKGEPVSILLAGIDNGALFYKDVPDGRSDVMMVITIDPENKKSQLLSVPRDALGPMDRTDDFDKLNHAYMDYGIKGTINSLQRYLDLPIDYYVEVNMKGFIDIIDGMGGIEITPNQTFTQNGAKFEEGVTRTLTGEEAIHYVRMRKADPEGDIGREKRQQQLVKAVIDKVLTLDTITNFREIMAALGNNLKTDLSLNDMMALQKNYLPALASIERLVFKDHQDLNLDFGYYLLVPEKERREMSNKLRANLGLGPTQKVIVYPPSYGVVNRYFRVIDEDEDGQISDDDLLTSASDYTIADLKERIHKASMKQGINYFEDVYMDDEGVMQPSLLYTPKDQMLLQANQLKRADRFGGSIDSSEGSGGQVPLESGQGLGPVDQGPSALPGSSGLVDPSLTAPSTGSEETGTEYAY
- the rbsK gene encoding ribokinase — encoded protein: MIAVIGSLSTDFVVETDILADRGETVTGRDFHTLFGGKGANQAIAAARLGGQVTMFGCVGDDVFGAEILANLKKEGIDSQAVEIISNQSSGSAHITVYQADNAIIYIPGANQEVTVAYLKRHQEALLAEEFFVIQNEIPIESIQYLIDLAQSHGKQVIYDPAPAIALDESYVEKCSYLTPNEFELNNLCPNASIEEAIQRYPERLLVTLGKDGVTYAQQADRAIQHVPAFSVQAVDTTGAGDTFTGAFAYALSQGLPLKEAVAFANGASALSVQKLGAQTGMPTWEELIASEYFQEDWLTYFEKN
- the coaD gene encoding pantetheine-phosphate adenylyltransferase, whose product is MSKKALYAGSFDPITRGHLDIIQRGARLFDQVYVAVASNTSKQAFFSPEEKVALVEEVTADLANVQVLQFTEGLTVDLARDVGASVLLRGIRNNTDFEYEMNMAEINKLQAPDIETVILLSDAAYRAYSSSMIKEVASFGGEVEAAVPKVVAQAMFAKYKDLNA
- the map gene encoding type I methionyl aminopeptidase, coding for MITLKSEREIEAMDRAGSIIAMIFEELRDVVKPGITTGEIDQYVERRIREEGAIPEEVGFEGYPYATCTSTNDEICHGFPDRKRVLKAGDICSVDTVLSIDGFFTDSCTTFAVGEIDPETQRLLDVTKKAMYLGIEQCVAGNRIGDIGAAIQEYVEAEGFSVVREFVGHGIQPTMHEEPAVPHYGTAGRGLRLKNGMTLTVEPMVNVGAWKSKMDDNGWTARTIDGSLSAQYEHTLAITPDGPKILTMQSPVPGEDALGLDQLKINYNYPKSN
- a CDS encoding PTS sugar transporter subunit IIA codes for the protein MFDFFKRNKHKESQEETSYDDSIQELYAISDGEMVKLEDVSDPMFQEKMLGDGYALKASQGEVYAPINGEIKTIFPTEHGMGITTESGLEFLIHLGFDTVELEGKPFEHQVHEGQVIAQGDLLTKVDLEAIREAGKDDTFVVICTNMQDVDDLTITAQGQVKHDDVVGQISAG